The proteins below are encoded in one region of Avibacterium volantium:
- the glnA gene encoding glutamate--ammonia ligase, whose amino-acid sequence MSNEAAVANVFKLIEENDIKFVLLRFTDIKGKEHGVSLPVNLIDEDLFEDGKMFDGSSVEGWKAINKADMLLMPIAETAVVDPFAQIPTLSLRCSIYEPTTMQSYDRDPRSIAIRAENYMRSTGIADDVFFGPEPEFFLFDDVRFGSAMNGNSYVVDDIEGAWNTNKIYEGGNNGYRPLTKGGYCAVAPNDTAHDIRSEMCLLLEEMGLVIEAHHHEVATAGQNEIATKFNSLTLKADETQIYKYVVQNVAAEHGKTACFMPKPITGDNGSGMHCNMSLSKDGKNIFQGDKYAGLSETALYYIGGIIKHAKALNAFTNPSTNSYKRLVPGFEAPVLLAYSASNRSASIRIPAVTSPKAIRIEARFPDPMANPYLAFSALLMAGLDGIVNKIHPGDAMDKNLYDLPPEELKEIPAVAGSLEEALNALEKDYEFLTQGGVFSKEFVDAFIAIKRKEVERLNMTPHPVEFEMYYA is encoded by the coding sequence ATGTCAAATGAAGCGGCCGTTGCCAATGTGTTTAAGTTAATCGAAGAAAATGACATTAAGTTTGTTCTTCTTCGCTTTACCGATATTAAAGGAAAAGAGCACGGCGTATCCTTACCTGTTAACCTAATTGATGAAGATTTATTTGAAGACGGTAAAATGTTTGACGGTTCATCGGTGGAAGGTTGGAAAGCCATTAATAAAGCAGATATGTTGTTAATGCCAATCGCTGAAACCGCCGTAGTAGATCCTTTCGCACAAATCCCAACCTTATCCCTTCGTTGCAGTATTTATGAACCAACCACAATGCAAAGCTATGATCGCGATCCGCGTTCTATTGCGATCCGAGCAGAAAATTATATGCGCTCAACAGGCATTGCAGACGATGTGTTTTTCGGCCCAGAACCTGAGTTTTTCTTATTTGATGATGTTCGTTTTGGCTCGGCAATGAATGGCAATTCTTATGTGGTCGATGATATTGAAGGCGCGTGGAATACCAACAAAATTTATGAAGGCGGCAACAATGGTTATCGTCCACTTACCAAAGGCGGTTACTGTGCGGTTGCACCAAATGATACCGCGCACGATATTCGTTCAGAAATGTGCTTATTGCTAGAAGAAATGGGCTTGGTGATTGAAGCGCACCACCACGAAGTGGCCACCGCAGGACAAAATGAAATTGCCACCAAATTTAACTCGCTCACTTTAAAAGCGGACGAAACGCAAATTTATAAATATGTGGTGCAAAATGTGGCGGCAGAACACGGCAAAACTGCCTGCTTTATGCCAAAGCCTATCACTGGCGATAACGGCTCAGGAATGCACTGTAATATGTCCTTAAGCAAAGACGGCAAAAATATTTTCCAAGGGGATAAATATGCAGGGCTTTCTGAAACCGCACTTTACTACATTGGCGGGATCATCAAACACGCTAAAGCCTTGAATGCCTTTACTAACCCTTCAACCAACTCATACAAACGCTTAGTACCGGGTTTTGAAGCGCCTGTATTATTAGCTTACTCAGCAAGCAACCGCTCTGCATCAATCCGTATTCCAGCGGTAACTAGCCCGAAAGCGATTCGTATTGAAGCGCGTTTCCCTGATCCAATGGCAAACCCATATTTAGCTTTCTCGGCATTATTAATGGCAGGCTTAGATGGTATTGTGAACAAAATTCACCCAGGCGATGCCATGGATAAAAACCTGTATGATTTACCGCCAGAAGAATTAAAAGAAATTCCAGCCGTAGCAGGATCATTGGAAGAAGCATTAAACGCATTGGAAAAAGATTACGAATTCTTAACCCAAGGTGGCGTGTTCAGCAAAGAATTTGTTGATGCCTTTATTGCGATTAAACGCAAAGAAGTGGAACGCTTAAATATGACCCCACACCCAGTGGAATTTGAAATGTATTATGCGTAA
- the typA gene encoding translational GTPase TypA: protein MTDTIDINKLRNIAIIAHVDHGKTTLVDKLLQQSGTLEASRADADERVMDSNDLEKERGITILAKNTAINWNDYRINIVDTPGHADFGGEVERVLSMVDSVLLVVDAFDGPMPQTRFVTQKAFAHGLKPIVVINKVDRPGARPDWVVDQVFDLFVNLGATDEQLDFPIIYASALNGVAGLEHEDMAQDMTPLFEAIVQHVEPPKVELDAPFQMQISQLDYSNYVGVIGIGRIKRGTVKPNQAVTIIDSEGKTRNGKIGQVLGHLGLQRYEEDLAQAGDIVAITGLGELNISDTICDVNNVEALPALSVDEPTVTMFFCVNTSPFCGKEGKFVTSRQILERLNKELVHNVALRVEETQNPDEFRVSGRGELHLSVLIENMRREGYELAVSRPKVIFKEEDGRKQEPFEQVTIDIEEQHQGAVMEALGIRKGEVKDMIPDGKGRTRLEYIIPSRGLIGFRNEFMTMTSGTGLLYSTFSHYDDVKPGEIGQRKNGVLISNGTGKALAYALWGLQERGKLMIDHGVEVYEGQIIGIHSRSNDLTVNCLQGKKLTNMRASGKDDAIALTTPVRFSLEQAIEFIDDDELVEVTPTSVRIRKKLLTEMERKRASRTTTSTSTH, encoded by the coding sequence ATGACAGATACCATTGATATTAACAAATTGCGTAACATCGCAATTATTGCTCACGTTGACCACGGAAAAACCACGCTTGTTGATAAATTATTACAGCAGTCAGGCACCCTTGAAGCAAGCCGTGCAGATGCTGACGAACGCGTGATGGATTCCAATGATCTTGAGAAAGAACGTGGCATTACCATTCTTGCAAAAAATACCGCAATTAACTGGAACGATTACCGTATAAATATTGTAGATACCCCAGGACACGCCGATTTTGGTGGTGAAGTAGAACGCGTGCTTTCTATGGTGGATAGCGTATTGTTAGTGGTGGACGCCTTTGACGGCCCAATGCCACAAACCCGTTTCGTAACGCAAAAAGCTTTCGCTCACGGCTTAAAACCTATCGTGGTAATTAACAAAGTGGACAGACCCGGCGCACGCCCTGATTGGGTGGTGGATCAAGTGTTCGATTTATTCGTGAATCTTGGCGCCACAGACGAACAGCTCGACTTCCCTATTATTTACGCTTCTGCGTTAAATGGTGTGGCTGGCTTAGAACACGAAGATATGGCACAAGATATGACGCCATTATTTGAAGCTATTGTACAACACGTTGAGCCGCCAAAAGTGGAACTTGATGCGCCATTCCAAATGCAAATTTCTCAACTTGATTACAGCAACTATGTAGGCGTAATCGGGATTGGTCGTATCAAACGTGGTACAGTAAAACCAAACCAAGCGGTAACCATTATTGATAGCGAAGGCAAAACACGCAACGGCAAAATCGGTCAAGTGTTAGGTCATTTAGGTTTACAACGCTATGAAGAAGATCTTGCGCAAGCGGGTGATATTGTGGCGATCACCGGTTTAGGCGAACTCAATATTTCTGACACCATTTGTGATGTAAATAATGTAGAAGCCTTGCCTGCCTTAAGTGTTGATGAACCAACGGTAACGATGTTCTTCTGCGTAAATACTTCTCCATTCTGTGGTAAAGAAGGGAAATTTGTCACTTCACGCCAAATTTTAGAGCGCTTAAACAAAGAACTTGTGCATAATGTAGCATTGCGTGTAGAAGAAACCCAAAACCCAGATGAGTTCCGTGTTTCAGGACGTGGTGAATTGCACCTTTCTGTATTAATCGAAAATATGCGCCGTGAGGGCTATGAGCTTGCGGTATCGCGTCCGAAAGTTATCTTTAAAGAAGAAGACGGTCGCAAACAAGAGCCATTCGAGCAAGTAACCATTGATATTGAAGAACAACATCAAGGTGCGGTAATGGAAGCCTTGGGTATCCGCAAAGGTGAAGTGAAAGATATGATTCCAGACGGCAAAGGACGCACCCGTTTAGAATACATTATCCCAAGCCGTGGTTTAATCGGTTTCCGTAATGAATTTATGACAATGACCTCAGGAACAGGCTTACTCTACTCCACATTCAGCCATTATGACGATGTAAAACCTGGTGAAATCGGTCAGCGCAAAAACGGTGTGTTGATTTCTAACGGTACGGGCAAAGCCCTTGCTTATGCGCTATGGGGCTTACAAGAACGTGGTAAGCTGATGATCGATCACGGTGTGGAAGTGTATGAAGGACAAATCATCGGTATTCACAGCCGTTCAAACGATTTAACGGTAAACTGCTTACAAGGGAAAAAACTCACCAATATGCGTGCTTCAGGAAAAGACGATGCGATTGCGCTAACCACGCCTGTGCGTTTCTCTCTTGAGCAAGCCATTGAATTTATTGATGATGACGAATTAGTGGAAGTTACCCCAACATCAGTGCGTATTCGTAAGAAATTACTCACTGAAATGGAACGCAAACGCGCTAGCCGTACAACAACTAGCACAAGCACTCATTAA
- a CDS encoding LutC/YkgG family protein — MDAQNRENFLNKLAERMGRPRQLVPEPMPAPLNDYATTRLTDLDPQALCQTFIESAKAMMVDVIETNEAEAKSAVLSACEKYGGGPIILTGDERLAQLGITQDVQANYDADIWLPQNGDENLKHAEQANIGINYAEYGLAESGGVVLFSGKDKGRSVSLLPEKSIVVVRKSLVLPRVAQLAKILHDKAVLGERMPSCVNIISGPSSTADIELVKVVGVHGPTTKVYVVIDDLA; from the coding sequence ATGGACGCACAAAATAGAGAAAACTTCCTAAACAAACTTGCGGAAAGAATGGGGCGTCCACGCCAGCTTGTGCCAGAGCCAATGCCTGCGCCGCTAAATGATTACGCTACAACGCGTTTAACCGATCTTGATCCGCAAGCCTTATGCCAAACTTTTATTGAATCGGCAAAAGCAATGATGGTTGATGTGATCGAAACCAATGAAGCGGAAGCAAAAAGTGCGGTGCTTTCTGCCTGCGAAAAATATGGTGGTGGGCCAATTATCCTTACAGGCGATGAACGCTTAGCGCAACTTGGCATTACGCAAGATGTACAAGCCAATTATGATGCAGATATTTGGTTACCGCAAAATGGCGATGAAAACTTAAAACACGCAGAACAAGCCAATATCGGCATTAACTATGCAGAATATGGCTTGGCTGAATCAGGTGGTGTCGTGCTATTTTCAGGCAAAGACAAAGGCCGTTCAGTGAGCTTATTGCCAGAAAAATCCATTGTTGTGGTGCGTAAAAGCCTTGTTTTACCGCGAGTGGCACAGCTTGCCAAAATTCTGCACGACAAAGCCGTGTTAGGGGAAAGAATGCCATCTTGCGTAAACATCATCTCAGGCCCAAGTTCCACCGCGGATATTGAGCTAGTTAAAGTGGTCGGTGTACACGGCCCAACAACCAAAGTGTATGTGGTGATTGACGATCTTGCTTAA
- a CDS encoding LutB/LldF family L-lactate oxidation iron-sulfur protein has protein sequence MSLKTSNLAFKKRVDNEIHNDIMRKAIVMAQERIGTNRQKMVDELGHWEEWRDEAKHIRNHVLANLDAYLYQLSEKVTENGGKVYFAETAEDATNYIRQVALEKNAKKIVKSKSMVTEEIGMNEVLEAEGIKVIETDLGEYILQIAGDRPSHIVVPAIHKDRHQIRKDLHEKLGYDGPETPEAMTLFIREKIRQDFLEADIGVSGCNFAVPETGSLCLVTNEGNLRLATTVPKTHIAVMGMERIAPTFEEVDVLITMLARSAVGAKLTGYNTWLTGPRLAGETDGPEEFHLVIVDNGRSKILESEFKEVLRCIRCGACLNTCPAYRQIGGHGYGSIYPGPIGSVISPLLGGYEDFKELPYACSLCTACNSVCPVKIPLAQLILKHREHIAQSGMTPTAERLSIFGFNFANSHPTLWKVGVNVGAKVASKFIKNGKAPLEFGALAEWTKARDLPSADGESFREWFNKREAK, from the coding sequence ATGTCATTAAAAACCAGCAATCTTGCATTTAAAAAACGTGTGGATAATGAAATTCACAACGATATTATGCGTAAAGCCATTGTAATGGCGCAAGAACGCATCGGCACAAATCGCCAAAAAATGGTGGACGAGCTTGGCCATTGGGAAGAATGGCGTGATGAAGCAAAACATATTCGTAACCACGTTTTAGCTAATCTTGATGCCTATTTATATCAATTAAGCGAAAAAGTGACGGAAAATGGCGGAAAAGTGTATTTTGCCGAAACCGCAGAAGATGCCACCAATTATATTCGCCAAGTTGCTCTTGAGAAAAATGCCAAAAAAATCGTGAAATCTAAATCAATGGTAACCGAAGAAATTGGTATGAACGAAGTGCTGGAAGCCGAAGGTATCAAGGTGATTGAAACGGATTTAGGGGAATATATCCTACAAATTGCCGGGGATCGCCCTTCTCATATCGTGGTGCCAGCCATTCACAAAGATCGCCATCAAATTCGTAAAGATTTACACGAAAAATTAGGCTATGACGGCCCAGAAACGCCAGAAGCAATGACCTTGTTCATTCGTGAAAAAATTCGTCAAGATTTCTTAGAAGCAGACATAGGCGTGAGTGGGTGTAACTTTGCTGTGCCTGAAACAGGTAGCCTTTGCTTGGTTACCAACGAGGGAAACTTACGTCTTGCTACCACCGTGCCAAAAACGCACATTGCAGTAATGGGAATGGAGCGTATTGCACCCACTTTTGAAGAAGTGGACGTGTTAATCACAATGCTTGCCAGAAGTGCCGTAGGGGCAAAATTAACCGGTTATAACACTTGGCTCACTGGCCCACGTCTTGCGGGTGAAACGGACGGCCCTGAAGAATTCCATTTGGTTATCGTGGATAACGGACGCTCTAAAATTCTTGAAAGCGAATTTAAAGAAGTGTTGCGTTGTATTCGTTGTGGTGCGTGCTTAAATACTTGTCCAGCTTATCGTCAAATTGGTGGACACGGCTATGGCTCAATTTATCCTGGCCCAATCGGATCGGTGATTTCACCATTATTAGGCGGTTATGAAGACTTCAAAGAATTGCCGTATGCCTGCTCGTTATGTACTGCCTGTAACTCCGTTTGCCCAGTGAAAATTCCATTGGCACAGCTCATCTTAAAACACCGTGAGCATATTGCCCAAAGTGGTATGACACCAACCGCAGAGCGTTTATCTATCTTTGGTTTCAACTTTGCCAACTCTCACCCAACCTTATGGAAAGTGGGCGTGAATGTGGGTGCGAAAGTGGCAAGCAAATTCATCAAAAATGGTAAAGCACCGCTTGAATTTGGCGCATTGGCCGAATGGACAAAAGCGCGCGATCTGCCAAGTGCTGATGGCGAGAGTTTCCGTGAATGGTTTAACAAAAGAGAGGCAAAATAA
- a CDS encoding (Fe-S)-binding protein: MNVNFYVTCIADVVKAGVAKNTVLLLEKLGCNIVFLEKQGCCGQPSLNSGYTKQALAGMKNLVETFEVNDYPIVAPAGSCVYAIKTYPEYFNRFNEPEWAERAQKVADRFYDLTDFIVNKLGVTNVGATLTGKAVYHPSCSLSRKLGIVNEPLTLLQNVKGLELLPIHNQTTCCGFGGTFSVKMAEISGEMVTEKVEHITEVHPDYLIGADVSCLLNIGGRLSREGKKVKVMHIAEVLMQEGK; encoded by the coding sequence ATGAACGTAAATTTTTACGTTACTTGTATCGCTGATGTGGTAAAAGCAGGCGTTGCAAAAAACACCGTATTATTACTAGAAAAGCTTGGCTGTAATATCGTTTTCCTTGAAAAACAAGGTTGCTGCGGTCAGCCTTCCCTGAACAGTGGTTATACCAAACAAGCCTTAGCTGGAATGAAAAACTTGGTAGAAACCTTTGAAGTCAATGATTATCCGATCGTTGCCCCTGCGGGTTCTTGTGTTTACGCGATTAAAACCTACCCTGAATATTTTAACCGTTTTAATGAGCCAGAATGGGCAGAGCGCGCGCAGAAAGTGGCCGATCGTTTTTATGATTTAACGGATTTTATCGTCAATAAATTAGGCGTAACCAATGTGGGCGCGACTTTAACAGGAAAAGCGGTATATCACCCATCTTGTAGCTTAAGCCGTAAATTAGGCATTGTGAATGAGCCTTTAACCTTATTACAAAATGTGAAAGGGCTAGAATTATTGCCAATTCACAACCAAACAACCTGTTGCGGTTTTGGTGGAACATTCTCGGTGAAAATGGCGGAAATTTCTGGCGAAATGGTAACGGAAAAAGTGGAACATATCACGGAAGTTCACCCTGATTATTTAATTGGAGCTGATGTCAGTTGTTTGCTCAATATTGGCGGACGTTTAAGTCGTGAAGGCAAAAAAGTGAAAGTGATGCACATTGCCGAAGTATTAATGCAGGAGGGAAAATAA
- a CDS encoding lactate permease LctP family transporter: MALFLSIFPIVLLIYLMVKRNALPSYVALPWIAVVVLIIQFIFFGTDIAIVSANVTAALVAVQTLITVIFGAILFNRFSEISGATNTLRKWLGNINPNPVAQIMIIGWAFAFMIEGASGFGTPAAIAAPILVGLGFPPLKVAMLALIMNSVPVSFGAVGTPTWFGFGPLNLTDNQILEIGSMSALIHSFAALIIPLMALRLIVGWSEIRKNLVFIYISIFACVVPYFLLAQVNYEFPSLVGGAIGLLVSVFVANKGIGLAKVENNLDDNAVSTGQVVKALLPTGLLIAILIVTRLQQLPFKAMMNDATTWFSVQLGSLGLFEISHGLIFSLKQIFGTSVNASYKLLYVPALIPFVVTVLISIPLFALSASKTKDIFMGSLRQTRNPFLALVGALIMVNLMLVGGDNSMVKIIGRSFAEATGEYWTLFASYLGAVGAFFSGSNTVSNLTFGSVQLSTAEITGLSATLVLALQSVGGAMGNMVCINNIVAVSSVLNIDKQEGTIIKKTIVPMIVYGIIAALVALFIIPLFFNV, translated from the coding sequence ATGGCTCTTTTTCTTAGTATTTTTCCTATTGTTTTATTAATTTATTTAATGGTAAAACGCAATGCGTTGCCATCTTATGTTGCATTGCCGTGGATTGCGGTAGTGGTCTTAATTATTCAATTTATTTTCTTTGGCACAGATATTGCTATCGTGAGCGCCAATGTAACAGCCGCATTGGTGGCGGTTCAAACACTAATTACGGTAATTTTCGGTGCGATTTTATTTAACCGTTTTTCTGAAATCTCAGGTGCAACGAATACGTTGCGTAAGTGGTTAGGTAATATTAATCCAAACCCTGTTGCACAAATTATGATTATCGGTTGGGCATTTGCCTTTATGATTGAGGGCGCAAGTGGCTTCGGGACACCAGCAGCGATTGCTGCGCCGATCTTAGTGGGCTTAGGCTTCCCACCATTAAAAGTGGCAATGCTTGCCTTAATTATGAACTCTGTACCCGTTTCCTTTGGGGCGGTAGGGACACCAACTTGGTTTGGTTTCGGCCCATTAAATTTAACGGATAACCAAATTCTTGAAATTGGTTCAATGTCAGCGCTTATTCACTCTTTTGCCGCATTAATTATTCCATTAATGGCGTTACGTTTAATCGTAGGCTGGAGCGAAATTCGTAAAAACCTTGTGTTTATTTATATCAGTATTTTCGCTTGTGTTGTACCTTATTTCTTATTGGCTCAAGTGAACTATGAATTTCCATCATTAGTGGGTGGTGCAATTGGTTTATTGGTGTCTGTGTTTGTAGCAAATAAAGGCATTGGTTTAGCCAAAGTAGAAAATAACCTTGACGATAATGCAGTAAGCACAGGGCAAGTAGTGAAAGCTTTATTGCCAACAGGGTTATTAATTGCGATTTTAATTGTGACACGTTTACAACAATTGCCATTCAAAGCAATGATGAACGATGCGACAACTTGGTTTAGCGTACAATTAGGCTCATTAGGTTTATTTGAAATTAGCCACGGTTTAATTTTCAGCTTAAAACAAATTTTTGGTACATCGGTGAATGCAAGCTATAAATTGCTTTATGTGCCAGCATTAATTCCATTTGTGGTAACGGTATTAATTTCAATCCCATTATTCGCATTATCGGCAAGCAAAACCAAAGATATTTTTATGGGCAGCTTAAGACAAACTCGCAACCCATTCTTAGCCCTTGTTGGTGCATTAATTATGGTGAACTTAATGCTTGTGGGCGGCGATAATTCAATGGTGAAAATCATCGGTAGAAGTTTTGCGGAAGCCACAGGCGAATATTGGACATTATTTGCGTCTTACTTAGGTGCGGTGGGTGCGTTCTTCTCTGGTTCAAACACCGTTTCTAACTTAACCTTTGGTAGTGTTCAGCTTTCCACTGCGGAAATTACTGGTCTTTCTGCAACCCTTGTTCTTGCCTTGCAATCTGTCGGCGGCGCAATGGGGAATATGGTGTGTATCAACAACATCGTTGCGGTAAGCTCGGTATTAAATATTGATAAACAAGAAGGCACAATCATTAAGAAAACCATCGTTCCAATGATCGTTTATGGTATTATTGCCGCACTTGTTGCACTCTTTATTATTCCACTTTTCTTTAACGTTTAG